Proteins found in one Bacillus subtilis subsp. subtilis str. 168 genomic segment:
- the dgk gene encoding deoxyguanosine kinase (Evidence 1a: Function from experimental evidences in the studied strain; PubMedId: 11078735; Product type e: enzyme): MNTAPFIAIEGPIGAGKTTLATMLSQKFGFPMINEIVEDNPYLDKFYDNIKEWSFQLEMFFLCHRYKQLEDTSDHFLKKGQPVIADYHIYKNVIFAERTLSPHQLEKYKKIYHLLTDDLPKPNFIIYIKASLPTLLHRIEKRGRPFEKKIETSYLEQLISDYEVAIKQLQEADPELTVLTVDGDSKDFVLNKSDFERIAAHVKELIV, from the coding sequence ATGAATACAGCCCCTTTTATTGCAATAGAAGGTCCTATCGGGGCAGGAAAAACAACTCTCGCAACGATGCTCTCACAAAAATTCGGATTCCCTATGATCAATGAGATTGTAGAGGATAACCCGTACCTTGATAAGTTTTATGACAATATAAAGGAATGGAGCTTCCAGCTCGAGATGTTTTTTCTTTGTCACAGATACAAACAGCTTGAAGACACCAGTGATCACTTTTTAAAAAAGGGACAGCCTGTAATAGCTGATTATCATATTTATAAAAATGTGATTTTTGCGGAACGAACCTTGTCTCCACATCAGCTGGAAAAATACAAAAAGATATATCACCTGCTAACGGATGATCTGCCAAAGCCGAATTTCATCATTTACATAAAGGCCAGTCTGCCTACATTGCTACACCGCATTGAAAAACGCGGGCGCCCCTTTGAGAAAAAAATTGAAACTAGCTATTTGGAGCAGCTGATTTCAGATTATGAAGTCGCCATCAAGCAGCTGCAGGAAGCAGACCCTGAACTTACAGTGTTAACCGTAGATGGTGATTCAAAGGATTTCGTTTTGAATAAGAGCGACTTTGAACGCATTGCCGCCCATGTAAAGGAGCTTATCGTATGA
- the guaB gene encoding inosine-monophosphate dehydrogenase (Evidence 1a: Function from experimental evidences in the studied strain; PubMedId: 12682299, 1722815, 17611193, 1979163, 3125411, 8917437; Product type e : enzyme), translating to MWESKFSKEGLTFDDVLLVPAKSEVLPRDVDLSVELTKTLKLNIPVISAGMDTVTESAMAIAMARQGGLGIIHKNMSIEQQAEQVDKVKRSERGVITNPFFLTPDHQVFDAEHLMGKYRISGVPIVNNEEDQKLVGIITNRDLRFISDYSMKISDVMTKEELVTASVGTTLDEAEKILQKHKIEKLPLVDDQNKLKGLITIKDIEKVIEFPNSSKDIHGRLIVGAAVGVTGDTMTRVKKLVEANVDVIVIDTAHGHSQGVLNTVTKIRETYPELNIIAGNVATAEATRALIEAGADVVKVGIGPGSICTTRVVAGVGVPQITAIYDCATEARKHGKTIIADGGIKFSGDITKALAAGGHAVMLGSLLAGTSESPGETEIYQGRRFKVYRGMGSVAAMEKGSKDRYFQEENKKFVPEGIEGRTPYKGPVEETVYQLVGGLRSGMGYCGSKDLRALREEAQFIRMTGAGLRESHPHDVQITKESPNYTIS from the coding sequence ATGTGGGAAAGTAAATTTTCAAAAGAAGGCTTAACGTTCGACGATGTGCTGCTTGTACCAGCAAAGTCTGAGGTACTTCCGCGTGATGTGGATTTATCTGTAGAACTTACAAAAACGTTAAAGCTAAATATTCCTGTCATCAGCGCAGGTATGGACACTGTAACAGAATCAGCAATGGCAATTGCAATGGCAAGACAGGGCGGCTTGGGCATCATTCACAAAAATATGTCCATTGAACAGCAGGCTGAACAAGTTGATAAAGTAAAGCGTTCTGAGCGCGGCGTTATCACAAATCCCTTCTTTTTAACTCCTGATCACCAAGTATTTGATGCGGAGCATTTGATGGGGAAATACAGAATTTCCGGTGTTCCGATTGTAAATAACGAAGAAGACCAGAAGCTTGTTGGAATTATTACAAACCGTGACCTTCGTTTTATTTCTGACTACTCAATGAAAATCAGCGACGTCATGACGAAAGAAGAGCTAGTTACTGCATCTGTAGGAACTACTCTGGATGAAGCTGAAAAGATTTTGCAGAAACATAAAATTGAAAAGCTTCCTCTCGTAGATGACCAGAATAAATTAAAAGGTCTTATCACAATTAAAGACATTGAAAAAGTCATTGAGTTCCCGAACTCATCTAAAGACATTCACGGCCGCCTGATCGTTGGCGCGGCAGTTGGTGTAACTGGCGATACAATGACTCGCGTCAAAAAGCTTGTTGAAGCCAATGTTGATGTGATTGTTATCGATACAGCTCACGGACACTCTCAAGGCGTTTTAAACACAGTCACAAAAATCCGTGAAACGTATCCCGAATTAAACATTATTGCTGGAAACGTGGCAACAGCTGAAGCGACAAGAGCGCTTATCGAAGCTGGAGCAGACGTTGTCAAAGTTGGAATAGGGCCTGGTTCAATTTGTACTACACGTGTTGTAGCCGGCGTGGGTGTTCCGCAAATTACAGCAATTTATGATTGTGCGACTGAAGCAAGAAAACACGGCAAAACAATCATCGCCGACGGTGGGATTAAATTCTCTGGCGATATCACTAAAGCATTGGCAGCCGGCGGACATGCTGTTATGCTCGGAAGCTTGCTTGCAGGCACATCAGAAAGCCCTGGTGAAACTGAAATCTACCAAGGCAGAAGATTTAAGGTATACCGCGGCATGGGATCAGTTGCTGCAATGGAAAAAGGAAGTAAAGACCGTTACTTCCAAGAAGAAAACAAAAAATTTGTTCCTGAAGGAATTGAAGGACGCACACCTTACAAAGGGCCAGTTGAAGAAACCGTTTATCAGCTAGTCGGAGGCCTTCGTTCTGGTATGGGGTATTGCGGGTCCAAAGATCTGCGTGCGCTAAGAGAAGAAGCTCAGTTCATTCGCATGACTGGCGCAGGACTTCGCGAAAGCCATCCGCATGACGTACAGATTACAAAAGAATCACCTAACTATACAATTTCATAA
- the sleL gene encoding spore peptidoglycan N-acetylglucosaminidase (Evidence 1c: Function from experimental evidences in the studied genus; PubMedId: 11011148, 11737650, 12177332, 10419957, 18456807, 18835992, 19933362, 28333204; Product type e: enzyme) — protein MVKQGDTLSAIASQYRTTTNDITETNEIPNPDSLVVGQTIVIPIAGQFYDVKRGDTLTSIARQFNTTAAELARVNRIQLNTVLQIGFRLYIPPAPKRDIESNAYLEPRGNQVSENLQQAAREASPYLTYLGAFSFQAQRNGTLVAPPLTNLRSITESQNTTLMMIITNLENQAFSDELGRILLNDETVKRRLLNEIVENARRYGFRDIHFDFEYLRPQDREAYNQFLREARDLFHREGLEISTALAPKTSATQQGRWYEAHDYRAHGEIVDFVVLMTYEWGYSGGPPQAVSPIGPVRDVIEYALTEMPANKIVMGQNLYGYDWTLPYTAGGTPARAVSPQQAIVIADQNNASIQYDQTAQAPFFRYTDAENRRHEVWFEDARSIQAKFNLIKELNLRGISYWKLGLSFPQNWLLLSDQFNVVKKTFR, from the coding sequence GTGGTAAAACAAGGCGACACTCTTTCTGCTATCGCTTCACAATACAGAACAACCACAAATGACATCACTGAAACGAATGAAATACCGAATCCCGACAGCCTTGTTGTCGGACAAACCATTGTCATTCCAATAGCTGGCCAGTTCTATGATGTGAAGCGAGGTGATACCCTGACATCCATCGCCCGGCAGTTCAATACAACAGCAGCCGAGCTCGCAAGGGTTAACCGCATCCAGTTAAATACCGTGCTTCAGATTGGTTTCCGTTTATACATCCCTCCAGCTCCTAAACGAGACATCGAATCAAATGCTTATTTGGAGCCCCGAGGAAATCAAGTCAGCGAAAATCTCCAGCAGGCGGCCAGAGAAGCGTCGCCCTACTTAACTTACCTTGGCGCATTCAGCTTCCAGGCACAGCGGAACGGAACCTTAGTCGCACCGCCTTTAACGAATTTAAGGAGCATTACAGAAAGTCAAAATACAACATTGATGATGATTATAACGAACCTAGAAAACCAGGCATTCAGCGATGAACTTGGCCGGATCCTTTTGAACGACGAAACTGTAAAAAGACGGCTTCTAAATGAAATAGTCGAGAATGCCAGAAGATATGGCTTCCGTGACATTCATTTCGACTTTGAATATTTGCGGCCCCAGGATAGAGAGGCCTATAATCAATTCCTCCGCGAAGCAAGGGATCTTTTCCATCGAGAGGGCTTAGAAATTTCTACGGCTCTTGCTCCTAAAACAAGTGCAACACAGCAGGGCAGGTGGTATGAAGCTCATGATTACAGGGCACATGGCGAAATTGTCGACTTTGTTGTTCTCATGACATATGAATGGGGCTATAGCGGCGGACCGCCTCAAGCGGTTTCTCCAATTGGACCTGTCCGTGATGTCATAGAATATGCTTTGACTGAAATGCCTGCGAACAAAATTGTCATGGGCCAGAATTTATATGGATATGACTGGACGCTGCCATATACAGCAGGGGGAACTCCAGCAAGAGCAGTAAGCCCTCAGCAAGCCATTGTCATAGCTGATCAGAACAATGCTTCCATTCAGTATGACCAAACCGCTCAAGCTCCTTTCTTCCGCTATACTGATGCAGAAAACAGAAGGCACGAGGTATGGTTCGAGGATGCCCGCTCGATTCAAGCAAAATTCAATCTGATTAAAGAGCTGAATTTAAGAGGCATCAGCTATTGGAAGCTGGGTCTTTCCTTTCCACAAAACTGGCTGCTGCTGTCTGATCAATTTAATGTTGTCAAAAAGACGTTTCGATAA
- the dck gene encoding deoxyadenosine/deoxycytidine kinase (Evidence 1a: Function from experimental evidences in the studied strain; PubMedId: 6251049, 11078735; Product type e: enzyme): protein MKEHHIPKNSIITVAGTVGVGKSTLTKTLAKRLGFKTSLEEVDHNPYLEKFYHDFERWSFHLQIYFLAERFKEQKTIFEAGGGFVQDRSIYEDTGIFAKMHADKGTMSKVDYKTYTSLFEAMVMTPYFPHPDVLIYLEGDLENILNRIEQRGREMELQTSRSYWEEMHTRYENWISGFNACPVLKLRIEDYDLLNDENSIENIVDQIASVIHDNQKK, encoded by the coding sequence ATGAAGGAACATCATATCCCTAAGAATTCAATTATTACAGTAGCAGGAACAGTAGGTGTCGGAAAATCGACTTTAACAAAAACTTTAGCTAAACGGCTTGGATTTAAAACATCGTTGGAGGAAGTCGATCATAATCCATATTTGGAAAAGTTCTATCATGATTTTGAACGTTGGAGCTTTCACCTTCAAATTTACTTCTTAGCTGAACGCTTCAAAGAACAGAAAACAATTTTTGAAGCCGGCGGAGGTTTTGTACAGGATCGTTCGATTTATGAAGATACAGGAATTTTCGCAAAAATGCATGCTGATAAAGGGACAATGTCAAAGGTTGATTATAAGACTTACACAAGCCTTTTCGAAGCAATGGTAATGACACCGTATTTCCCACATCCAGATGTGTTGATCTATTTAGAAGGAGATCTGGAGAACATTTTAAACCGGATTGAACAACGCGGCCGTGAGATGGAGCTTCAGACAAGCCGGTCTTATTGGGAAGAAATGCATACACGCTACGAGAACTGGATAAGCGGTTTTAATGCCTGCCCTGTTTTAAAACTTCGCATTGAAGATTATGATCTTCTGAACGACGAAAACTCGATTGAAAATATTGTAGATCAAATTGCTTCAGTTATTCATGATAATCAAAAAAAGTGA
- the pdxS gene encoding glutamine amidotransferase for pyridoxal phosphate synthesis; pyridoxal 5'-phosphate synthase complex, synthase subunit (Evidence 1a: Function from experimental evidences in the studied strain; PubMedId: 14762015, 15771487, 15911615, 16157873, 17144654; Product type e: enzyme), with the protein MAQTGTERVKRGMAEMQKGGVIMDVINAEQAKIAEEAGAVAVMALERVPADIRAAGGVARMADPTIVEEVMNAVSIPVMAKARIGHIVEARVLEAMGVDYIDESEVLTPADEEFHLNKNEYTVPFVCGCRDLGEATRRIAEGASMLRTKGEPGTGNIVEAVRHMRKVNAQVRKVVAMSEDELMTEAKNLGAPYELLLQIKKDGKLPVVNFAAGGVATPADAALMMQLGADGVFVGSGIFKSDNPAKFAKAIVEATTHFTDYKLIAELSKELGTAMKGIEISNLLPEQRMQERGW; encoded by the coding sequence ATGGCTCAAACAGGTACTGAACGTGTAAAACGCGGAATGGCAGAAATGCAAAAAGGCGGCGTCATCATGGACGTCATCAATGCGGAACAAGCGAAAATCGCTGAAGAAGCTGGAGCTGTCGCTGTAATGGCGCTAGAACGTGTGCCAGCAGATATTCGCGCGGCTGGAGGAGTTGCCCGTATGGCTGACCCTACAATCGTGGAAGAAGTAATGAATGCAGTATCTATCCCGGTAATGGCAAAAGCGCGTATCGGACATATTGTTGAAGCGCGTGTGCTTGAAGCTATGGGTGTTGACTATATTGATGAAAGTGAAGTTCTGACGCCGGCTGACGAAGAATTTCATTTAAATAAAAATGAATACACAGTTCCTTTTGTCTGTGGCTGCCGTGATCTTGGTGAAGCAACACGCCGTATTGCGGAAGGTGCTTCTATGCTTCGCACAAAAGGTGAGCCTGGAACAGGTAATATTGTTGAGGCTGTTCGCCATATGCGTAAAGTTAACGCTCAAGTGCGCAAAGTAGTTGCGATGAGTGAGGATGAGCTAATGACAGAAGCGAAAAACCTAGGTGCTCCTTACGAGCTTCTTCTTCAAATTAAAAAAGACGGCAAGCTTCCTGTCGTTAACTTTGCCGCTGGCGGCGTAGCAACTCCAGCTGATGCTGCTCTCATGATGCAGCTTGGTGCTGACGGAGTATTTGTTGGTTCTGGTATTTTTAAATCAGACAACCCTGCTAAATTTGCGAAAGCAATTGTGGAAGCAACAACTCACTTTACTGATTACAAATTAATCGCTGAGTTGTCAAAAGAGCTTGGTACTGCAATGAAAGGGATTGAAATCTCAAACTTACTTCCAGAACAGCGTATGCAAGAACGCGGCTGGTAA
- the pdxT gene encoding glutamine amidotransferase for pyridoxal phosphate synthesis; pyridoxal 5'-phosphate synthase complex, glutamine amidotransferase subunit PdxT (Evidence 1a: Function from experimental evidences in the studied strain; PubMedId: 14585832, 14762015, 15771487, 17144654, 18271580, 26735940; Product type e : enzyme) — protein sequence MLTIGVLGLQGAVREHIHAIEACGAAGLVVKRPEQLNEVDGLILPGGESTTMRRLIDTYQFMEPLREFAAQGKPMFGTCAGLIILAKEIAGSDNPHLGLLNVVVERNSFGRQVDSFEADLTIKGLDEPFTGVFIRAPHILEAGENVEVLSEHNGRIVAAKQGQFLGCSFHPELTEDHRVTQLFVEMVEEYKQKALV from the coding sequence ATGTTAACAATAGGTGTACTAGGACTTCAAGGAGCAGTTAGAGAGCACATCCATGCGATTGAAGCATGCGGCGCGGCTGGTCTTGTCGTAAAACGTCCGGAGCAGCTGAACGAAGTTGACGGGTTGATTTTGCCGGGCGGTGAGAGCACGACGATGCGCCGTTTGATCGATACGTATCAATTCATGGAGCCGCTTCGTGAATTCGCTGCTCAGGGCAAACCGATGTTTGGAACATGTGCCGGATTAATTATATTAGCAAAAGAAATTGCCGGTTCAGATAATCCTCATTTAGGTCTTCTGAATGTGGTTGTAGAACGTAATTCATTTGGCCGGCAGGTTGACAGCTTTGAAGCTGATTTAACAATTAAAGGCTTGGACGAGCCTTTTACTGGGGTATTCATCCGTGCTCCGCATATTTTAGAAGCTGGTGAAAATGTTGAAGTTCTATCGGAGCATAATGGTCGTATTGTAGCCGCGAAACAGGGGCAATTCCTTGGCTGCTCATTCCATCCGGAGCTGACAGAAGATCACCGAGTGACGCAGCTGTTTGTTGAAATGGTTGAGGAATATAAGCAAAAGGCACTTGTATAA
- the serS gene encoding seryl-tRNA synthetase (Evidence 1a: Function from experimental evidences in the studied strain; PubMedId: 10546897, 12682299, 14732487; Product type e: enzyme) has protein sequence MLDTKMLRANFQEIKAKLVHKGEDLTDFDKFEALDDRRRELIGKVEELKGKRNEVSQQVAVLKREKKDADHIIKEMREVGEEIKKLDEELRTVEAELDTILLSIPNIPHESVPVGETEDDNVEVRKWGEKPSFAYEPKPHWDIADELGILDFERAAKVTGSRFVFYKGLGARLERALYNFMLDLHVDEYNYTEVIPPYMVNRASMTGTGQLPKFEEDAFKIREEDYFLIPTAEVPITNMHRDEILSGDSLPINYAAFSACFRSEAGSAGRDTRGLIRQHQFNKVELVKFVKPEDSYEELEKLTNQAERVLQLLELPYRVMSMCTGDLGFTAAKKYDIEVWIPSQDTYREISSCSNFEAFQARRANIRFRREAKGKPEHVHTLNGSGLAVGRTVAAILENYQQEDGSVVIPKVLRPYMGNREVMKP, from the coding sequence ATGCTTGATACGAAAATGCTGAGAGCAAATTTTCAAGAAATTAAAGCAAAGCTTGTACACAAAGGCGAAGACTTAACTGATTTTGATAAGTTTGAGGCGCTGGATGATAGACGAAGAGAGCTTATCGGCAAGGTTGAAGAGTTAAAAGGAAAACGAAATGAAGTTTCTCAGCAGGTTGCTGTGCTGAAGCGTGAGAAAAAAGACGCGGATCACATTATTAAAGAAATGCGTGAAGTCGGCGAGGAAATTAAAAAGCTCGATGAAGAATTACGGACAGTGGAAGCTGAGCTTGATACAATCCTGCTCTCAATCCCGAATATTCCGCATGAGTCTGTACCTGTCGGTGAAACAGAAGACGACAACGTAGAAGTGCGTAAATGGGGTGAAAAGCCTTCATTTGCTTATGAGCCGAAGCCGCACTGGGATATTGCGGATGAGCTGGGTATTCTGGATTTTGAACGTGCTGCCAAAGTAACAGGAAGCCGTTTCGTGTTCTATAAAGGCTTAGGTGCTCGTCTGGAGCGTGCGCTTTATAACTTTATGCTTGATCTGCATGTGGATGAGTATAACTACACTGAAGTGATCCCGCCATATATGGTAAACCGCGCAAGCATGACGGGAACGGGGCAGCTTCCTAAATTTGAAGAGGATGCATTTAAAATCAGAGAAGAAGATTATTTCTTAATTCCAACGGCGGAAGTGCCGATTACAAACATGCATCGCGATGAAATCCTTTCAGGTGACAGCCTGCCGATCAACTATGCGGCATTCAGTGCTTGCTTCCGTTCTGAAGCTGGTTCAGCAGGACGTGACACACGCGGATTAATTCGTCAGCACCAATTTAATAAAGTTGAGCTTGTAAAGTTTGTGAAGCCTGAAGATTCTTATGAAGAATTAGAGAAACTTACAAACCAAGCAGAACGGGTTCTTCAGCTGCTTGAGCTTCCATACCGTGTCATGAGCATGTGTACGGGTGACTTAGGCTTTACGGCTGCGAAAAAATACGATATCGAAGTTTGGATTCCAAGCCAAGACACATATCGAGAAATCTCTTCTTGCAGCAACTTCGAAGCGTTCCAGGCGAGACGTGCGAATATTCGTTTCAGACGTGAAGCGAAAGGCAAGCCTGAGCATGTACACACACTGAACGGCTCAGGACTGGCGGTTGGAAGAACAGTTGCTGCTATCTTAGAAAATTATCAGCAGGAAGACGGAAGCGTTGTGATTCCGAAAGTGCTTCGTCCTTATATGGGGAATAGAGAAGTAATGAAACCGTAA
- the yaaC gene encoding hypothetical protein (Evidence 4: Unknown function but conserved in other organisms; PubMedId: 22333191): MTYHEWKDLALFYSVESTQKFLEKVYILNGINDAKKNSFKNSERFIYFLKHAESFYKQAAYSPLEIKPILLFYGMAQLIKACLITRDPHYPSHTSVLAHGVTTRKRKKQNYCFSDDEVKIQRNGLCVHFMKHLFGQSDIVDERYTMKKLLMAIPELSDIFYFQQKERFMTKVEKDKNEIFVPEEVVINYKMSDSRFAEYMSHHYQWSFTKKNEHGLLFEISPQDKEPWTSTSLLFDMEKNQYYIPSQREQFLRLPEMTIHYLILYNVGMIARYETEWWYELLTQHISDDYVLIQQFLLVSEKKFPKYASQFLLHF, from the coding sequence ATGACATATCATGAGTGGAAAGACTTAGCGCTATTTTACTCCGTTGAATCAACCCAGAAATTTCTAGAAAAGGTTTATATCTTAAACGGTATTAACGATGCGAAAAAAAACTCTTTTAAAAACAGTGAACGGTTTATTTATTTCTTAAAGCATGCCGAATCGTTTTATAAACAAGCCGCATATTCTCCCTTAGAAATCAAACCGATTCTTTTATTTTATGGAATGGCACAGCTTATCAAAGCATGCTTAATTACACGTGATCCTCATTATCCAAGCCATACATCAGTACTGGCACATGGCGTAACAACAAGAAAACGAAAGAAACAAAATTATTGTTTTAGCGACGATGAAGTGAAAATACAACGGAATGGCCTATGCGTACATTTTATGAAACATTTATTCGGACAATCGGATATAGTAGATGAACGGTATACCATGAAAAAATTATTAATGGCCATTCCAGAACTTAGCGATATTTTCTACTTTCAGCAGAAAGAACGATTTATGACAAAAGTTGAGAAGGATAAGAACGAAATTTTTGTACCGGAGGAAGTAGTAATCAATTACAAAATGTCTGATTCAAGGTTTGCTGAATACATGTCCCATCATTATCAATGGTCTTTTACAAAAAAAAATGAACACGGGCTGCTGTTCGAAATTTCACCACAAGACAAGGAGCCATGGACATCGACCAGCTTATTGTTTGACATGGAAAAGAACCAATATTATATCCCTTCTCAAAGGGAGCAATTTCTGAGGCTTCCCGAAATGACAATTCATTATTTGATTTTGTACAACGTTGGGATGATTGCAAGGTATGAAACAGAATGGTGGTATGAGTTATTAACACAGCATATAAGTGATGACTACGTGTTAATTCAGCAGTTTTTATTAGTATCAGAAAAGAAATTCCCTAAATACGCTTCACAGTTTCTTCTTCATTTTTAA
- the dacA gene encoding D-alanyl-D-alanine carboxypeptidase (penicillin-binding protein 5) (Evidence 1a: Function from experimental evidences in the studied strain; PubMedId: 8370539, 9864321, 10383963, 21378199; Product type e: enzyme), whose amino-acid sequence MNIKKCKQLLMSLVVLTLAVTCLAPMSKAKAASDPIDINASAAIMIEASSGKILYSKNADKRLPIASMTKMMTEYLLLEAIDQGKVKWDQTYTPDDYVYEISQDNSLSNVPLRKDGKYTVKELYQATAIYSANAAAIAIAEIVAGSETKFVEKMNAKAKELGLTDYKFVNATGLENKDLHGHQPEGTSVNEESEVSAKDMAVLADHLITDYPEILETSSIAKTKFREGTDDEMDMPNWNFMLKGLVSEYKKATVDGLKTGSTDSAGSCFTGTAERNGMRVITVVLNAKGNLHTGRFDETKKMFDYAFDNFSMKEIYAEGDQVKGHKTISVDKGKEKEVGIVTNKAFSLPVKNGEEKNYKAKVTLNKDNLTAPVKKGTKVGKLTAEYTGDEKDYGFLNSDLAGVDLVTKENVEKANWFVLTMRSIGGFFAGIWGSIVDTVTGWF is encoded by the coding sequence TTGAACATCAAGAAATGTAAACAGCTACTGATGTCATTGGTTGTGTTAACTCTAGCTGTCACGTGTCTGGCTCCAATGTCAAAAGCGAAAGCAGCCAGCGATCCAATTGATATCAATGCATCTGCTGCTATTATGATCGAAGCTTCTTCAGGTAAAATTCTTTACAGTAAAAATGCAGATAAGAGACTGCCAATTGCGAGTATGACAAAAATGATGACAGAGTATCTGTTATTGGAAGCAATTGATCAAGGTAAAGTGAAATGGGACCAAACCTATACGCCTGATGACTATGTGTATGAAATTTCCCAAGATAACAGCTTATCAAACGTTCCTCTTCGGAAAGACGGGAAATACACAGTAAAAGAATTATATCAAGCTACAGCAATTTATTCTGCAAATGCTGCTGCTATTGCGATTGCAGAAATCGTTGCCGGTTCTGAAACTAAGTTTGTTGAAAAAATGAATGCAAAAGCAAAAGAACTAGGCTTAACAGATTACAAATTTGTTAACGCAACAGGTCTTGAAAACAAAGATCTTCACGGGCATCAGCCTGAGGGGACAAGCGTAAATGAAGAAAGTGAAGTTTCTGCAAAGGATATGGCGGTTCTTGCGGATCACTTGATTACTGACTACCCTGAGATACTGGAGACTTCCAGTATCGCCAAAACGAAATTCAGAGAAGGCACCGATGATGAAATGGACATGCCGAACTGGAATTTTATGCTGAAGGGGCTTGTCAGCGAGTATAAAAAAGCGACTGTAGACGGACTGAAAACAGGTTCTACTGACTCTGCGGGTTCATGCTTTACAGGAACAGCTGAACGCAACGGTATGCGTGTCATCACTGTTGTTTTAAACGCAAAGGGCAACCTTCATACAGGCCGTTTCGATGAAACGAAAAAAATGTTTGATTATGCTTTCGACAATTTCTCCATGAAAGAAATTTATGCTGAAGGCGATCAAGTAAAAGGCCATAAAACAATTTCAGTTGATAAGGGTAAAGAGAAAGAAGTAGGCATTGTGACAAACAAGGCGTTCTCTCTTCCTGTCAAAAATGGTGAAGAAAAGAATTACAAAGCGAAGGTCACACTGAATAAAGACAACTTAACTGCTCCTGTGAAAAAAGGAACCAAGGTTGGGAAGCTGACTGCGGAATACACAGGTGATGAAAAGGATTACGGATTCCTTAACAGCGATCTGGCTGGCGTAGACCTTGTTACAAAAGAAAATGTAGAAAAAGCAAACTGGTTTGTTTTGACAATGCGCAGTATCGGCGGATTTTTTGCCGGAATTTGGGGAAGCATTGTTGATACGGTAACCGGCTGGTTTTAA